In Notamacropus eugenii isolate mMacEug1 chromosome 1, mMacEug1.pri_v2, whole genome shotgun sequence, one genomic interval encodes:
- the LRRC19 gene encoding leucine-rich repeat-containing protein 19 isoform X3, which produces MKITGILILLWELSLSAAGLSCTFTIDGSHNFTAKNHTSVPQNINKKVTILDLSYNQITLNSKDISILQTYVLLTELNLNNNKIDFLRNNSFGRLSNLEILSISSNSIHTIEQNAFVGLDKLKQLCLCQNKISQLSPYTLIPLKSLTALNLQDNLISYFDIPRQFQLEKIILHGNPWNCSCSLHNLQNWLNTSKVMLEYENITMCSSPDALKNYSIKKTPYKNGCHSKSPSPTTQLSNIHVKSSGNPTLFQNLNDTMNNVTKNAEKETQAK; this is translated from the exons ATGAAAATCACAGGCATCTTAATCTTGCTTTGGGAACTCTCACTATCAGCAGCAGGCCTAAGCTGTACTTTTACAATA gaTGGCAGTCATAATTTCACTGCAAAGAACCATACTTCAGTtccacaaaatataaataaaaaagttaCTATACTTGATCTCAGTTATAACCAAATCACTCTGAACAGTAAAGATATAAGTATTCTTCAGACATATGTTTTACTCACTGAACTCaatctgaacaacaacaaaattgattTCCTACGTAATAACAGTTTTGGTAGGCTTTCCAACCTGGAGATTTTAAGTATCAGCAGCAACTCCATCCATACAATTGAACAGAATGCTTTTGTAGGATTAGATAAATTAAAACAGTTgtgtctttgccaaaacaaaatcTCTCAACTCAGTCCTTATACACTGATACCTCTAAAAAGCCTGACGGCTTTGAATTTGCAAGACAATCTGATAAGTTATTTTGATATTCCAAGACAATttcaactggaaaaaataattttacatggaAATCCATGGAACTGCTCTTGTAGTCTACATAATTTACAGAATTGGTTGAATACCTCAAAAGTAATGCTAG AATATGAGAATATCACAATGTGTAGCTCTCCAGATGCCCTGAAGAACTACAGCATCAAAAAAACACCTTACAAGAATGGATGTCATTCAAAATCACCCTCACCTACAACTCAACTTTCTAATATTCATGTTAAGTCCTCTGGCAACCCAAcactttttcaaaatttaaatgaCACTATGAACAACGTAACAAAAAATGCAG
- the LRRC19 gene encoding leucine-rich repeat-containing protein 19 isoform X2 has product MKITGILILLWELSLSAAGLSCTFTIDGSHNFTAKNHTSVPQNINKKVTILDLSYNQITLNSKDISILQTYVLLTELNLNNNKIDFLRNNSFGRLSNLEILSISSNSIHTIEQNAFVGLDKLKQLCLCQNKISQLSPYTLIPLKSLTALNLQDNLISYFDIPRQFQLEKIILHGNPWNCSCSLHNLQNWLNTSKVMLEYENITMCSSPDALKNYSIKKTPYKNGCHSKSPSPTTQLSNIHVKSSGNPTLFQNLNDTMNNVTKNAGRSFYLFTV; this is encoded by the exons ATGAAAATCACAGGCATCTTAATCTTGCTTTGGGAACTCTCACTATCAGCAGCAGGCCTAAGCTGTACTTTTACAATA gaTGGCAGTCATAATTTCACTGCAAAGAACCATACTTCAGTtccacaaaatataaataaaaaagttaCTATACTTGATCTCAGTTATAACCAAATCACTCTGAACAGTAAAGATATAAGTATTCTTCAGACATATGTTTTACTCACTGAACTCaatctgaacaacaacaaaattgattTCCTACGTAATAACAGTTTTGGTAGGCTTTCCAACCTGGAGATTTTAAGTATCAGCAGCAACTCCATCCATACAATTGAACAGAATGCTTTTGTAGGATTAGATAAATTAAAACAGTTgtgtctttgccaaaacaaaatcTCTCAACTCAGTCCTTATACACTGATACCTCTAAAAAGCCTGACGGCTTTGAATTTGCAAGACAATCTGATAAGTTATTTTGATATTCCAAGACAATttcaactggaaaaaataattttacatggaAATCCATGGAACTGCTCTTGTAGTCTACATAATTTACAGAATTGGTTGAATACCTCAAAAGTAATGCTAG AATATGAGAATATCACAATGTGTAGCTCTCCAGATGCCCTGAAGAACTACAGCATCAAAAAAACACCTTACAAGAATGGATGTCATTCAAAATCACCCTCACCTACAACTCAACTTTCTAATATTCATGTTAAGTCCTCTGGCAACCCAAcactttttcaaaatttaaatgaCACTATGAACAACGTAACAAAAAATGCAG
- the LRRC19 gene encoding leucine-rich repeat-containing protein 19 isoform X1, with translation MKITGILILLWELSLSAAGLSCTFTIDGSHNFTAKNHTSVPQNINKKVTILDLSYNQITLNSKDISILQTYVLLTELNLNNNKIDFLRNNSFGRLSNLEILSISSNSIHTIEQNAFVGLDKLKQLCLCQNKISQLSPYTLIPLKSLTALNLQDNLISYFDIPRQFQLEKIILHGNPWNCSCSLHNLQNWLNTSKVMLEYENITMCSSPDALKNYSIKKTPYKNGCHSKSPSPTTQLSNIHVKSSGNPTLFQNLNDTMNNVTKNAESEPAGKSWVLLVGVVAVILVTSLLIFIAIRCPTWYNFLLSYNHRRLDEQEVDTYEEDFSVYSNSLPQTPDTNPEENLVIFDQLSAFAVDEDGFIEDKYIDAQEMREEN, from the exons ATGAAAATCACAGGCATCTTAATCTTGCTTTGGGAACTCTCACTATCAGCAGCAGGCCTAAGCTGTACTTTTACAATA gaTGGCAGTCATAATTTCACTGCAAAGAACCATACTTCAGTtccacaaaatataaataaaaaagttaCTATACTTGATCTCAGTTATAACCAAATCACTCTGAACAGTAAAGATATAAGTATTCTTCAGACATATGTTTTACTCACTGAACTCaatctgaacaacaacaaaattgattTCCTACGTAATAACAGTTTTGGTAGGCTTTCCAACCTGGAGATTTTAAGTATCAGCAGCAACTCCATCCATACAATTGAACAGAATGCTTTTGTAGGATTAGATAAATTAAAACAGTTgtgtctttgccaaaacaaaatcTCTCAACTCAGTCCTTATACACTGATACCTCTAAAAAGCCTGACGGCTTTGAATTTGCAAGACAATCTGATAAGTTATTTTGATATTCCAAGACAATttcaactggaaaaaataattttacatggaAATCCATGGAACTGCTCTTGTAGTCTACATAATTTACAGAATTGGTTGAATACCTCAAAAGTAATGCTAG AATATGAGAATATCACAATGTGTAGCTCTCCAGATGCCCTGAAGAACTACAGCATCAAAAAAACACCTTACAAGAATGGATGTCATTCAAAATCACCCTCACCTACAACTCAACTTTCTAATATTCATGTTAAGTCCTCTGGCAACCCAAcactttttcaaaatttaaatgaCACTATGAACAACGTAACAAAAAATGCAG AGTCTGAGCCTGCTGGTAAAAGCTGGGTCCTTCTTGTGGGTGTGGTAGCTGTGATCCTGGTAACCTCCCTGCTGATTTTTATTGCTATCAGATGCCCAACATGGTATAACTTTTTGCTTAGCTACAATCATCGTCGCTTAGATGAGCAAGAAGTTGACACATATGAAGAAGATTTTTCTGTTTACTCCAATTCTCTTCCACAAACACCAgatacaaacccagaagaaaattTAGTGATATTTGATCAATTAAGTGCATTTGCTGTAGATGAAGATGGGTTTATtgaagataaatacatagatgcTCAAGAAATGCgtgaagaaaattaa